The genomic segment GTACAGCCATCATGTGCTGGCCGGCCTGCGCGCCCACCGCGGCCCGGTCCTGACGGTCGCCAACTGGAGCGGGCAGTGGCCCGGACTGGTGGGCCTGCTCAACCTCAATGGCAGCCTCACCAAGATGAACGCCGAGTACAGCACCCTGTGGAGTGAGGATTTTCAGGATGAGTTCTTTGTCACCCGCCTGACCGAGTGGGTGCAGACCGGTCGGGTGACGCACGACCGGTCGCACGTCCGGTCCTTTGACGCGCAGCGGGTGCCGGACGCGCAGCGGGCGCTGGGCACCCGGCTGGCCGCTGACCTGCGGGAACGCCAGGCCATCCTCGGCATTTTCGACGAGGGCTGCATGGGCATGTACAACGCCGTTATCGACGACGAACTGCTCAATCCCCTGGGCCTGTACAAGGAGCGGCTCAGCCAGTCCGCCCTGTACGCCGCCATGCAGCAGGTCACGGACGAGGAGGCGCAGGAGGCGCTCGACTGGCTGCTCGGGCGCGGCATGCACTTCGCCTGGGGCGAGGATCCGGCGAGCGAACTGACGCGCGGGCAGACGCTCGACCAGCTCCGGATGTACGTGGCGGCCGTGCGCATCGCCGCGCAGTTCGGCTGTGACGCCGTCGGCATCCAGTACCAGCAGGGCCTCAAGGACCTCGCGCCGGCCAGCGACCTCGCCGAGGGCCTGCTGAACAACCCCGAGCGGCCCCCGGTCCGCGACCCCCGCACCGGTGAGGTCCTGTACGGCGGCCGGGCGCTGCCGCACTTTAACGAGGTCGACGAGGGCGCCGCCGTGGACGGCCTGCTGACGCAGGAGGTGTGGACCGCGCTTGGCCTGGAGCCGTCCAACACCCTGCATGACCTGCGCTGGGGCGAGCAGCACGGGGGGCAGTTCGTGTGGGTCTTCATGATTTCCGGCGCCGCGCCGGCGTCGCATTTCGCGGGCGGGTACGCCGGCGCGTCGAGCGAGCGTCAGCCGCCGATGTTCTTCGCGCAGGGGGGCGGCACGCTCAAGGGCGAAAGCCGGCCCGGCCCGCTGGTCTGGTCGCGGGTGTACGTCCGCTCAGGCCGGCTGCACGCCGACCTGGGCCTCGGGGAGGCCGTCGCGCTGCCGGAGGCGGAAGTGCAGCGCCGCTGGGCGCTCACGACGCCCCAGTGGCCGATCATGAACGCGGTGCTCGAAGGGGTCGGCCGTGACCAGATGATGGCGCAGCATCAGGCGAACCACATTCAGGTGGCCTACGCCCCCAGCCGCGACGCGGCTCTGGAAGCGCTGAACGTCAAGGCCACGCTGTTTGACGCGCTGGGCGTCGACGTTCACCTCTGCGGCGTGCCGGCGTGAGCGCCCCCGGTCCGCTGCTGCTCGGGCTGGACGTCGGCACGTACTCCAGCAAGGGCGTCCTGGTGACGCCCGCCGGGGAACTTGTCGCCCAGCAGGTCGTGACCCATACGCTGTCGATGCCCGCCCCGGGCCACGTGGAACAGGACGCCGACGGGGTGTGGTGGGCCGACGCGCAGCAGCTGATCCGCGCGCTCCTGCAGGGCGTCGATCCCGCGCGGGTGGCGGGGGTGGCGTGCAGCGCGATCGGGCCGACCGTGCTGCCGCTCGACTCGCACGGCCGGCCGCTGCGCCCCGGGATCCTCTACGGCGTGGACACCCGCGCCCAGGCGCAGATCGACGCGCTCAACCGCGAACTGGGCGAAGCCCGCCTCTTCGCGCACAGCGGCATGGCCCTGACCAGCCAGGCCACCGGCCCCAAGATCCGCTGGCTGCGCGAGCACGAACCCGGCGTCTGGGCCCGGACCCACACGCTCACCACCGCCAGCAGCTACCTCACCTACCGCCTGACCGGCCGCCACGTCATGGACCACCACACCGCCGCGCACTGCATGCCGCTGTACGACCCCCGCACCCGCCAGTGGTCGCCGGCGTTCAGCGCCGCGGTGCTCGGCGACCGGGACCTGAGCCGGCTGCCGGACCTGGCGTGGAGTGACGAGCGGGCCGGGGAGGTCACGCCCGAAGCCGGCGCCCTGACCGGCCTGCGCCCCGGCACGCCCGTGGCGGTGGGCACGGTG from the Deinococcus taeanensis genome contains:
- a CDS encoding fucose isomerase, which produces MTTSLFPLTEAYLVASGDMRLAANQQCWPAQAQMEAQLTRALSALGVQVTRAHGLDPREQHGFISSQRMGMDVFRRIPKDAPVIVAEAVWQYSHHVLAGLRAHRGPVLTVANWSGQWPGLVGLLNLNGSLTKMNAEYSTLWSEDFQDEFFVTRLTEWVQTGRVTHDRSHVRSFDAQRVPDAQRALGTRLAADLRERQAILGIFDEGCMGMYNAVIDDELLNPLGLYKERLSQSALYAAMQQVTDEEAQEALDWLLGRGMHFAWGEDPASELTRGQTLDQLRMYVAAVRIAAQFGCDAVGIQYQQGLKDLAPASDLAEGLLNNPERPPVRDPRTGEVLYGGRALPHFNEVDEGAAVDGLLTQEVWTALGLEPSNTLHDLRWGEQHGGQFVWVFMISGAAPASHFAGGYAGASSERQPPMFFAQGGGTLKGESRPGPLVWSRVYVRSGRLHADLGLGEAVALPEAEVQRRWALTTPQWPIMNAVLEGVGRDQMMAQHQANHIQVAYAPSRDAALEALNVKATLFDALGVDVHLCGVPA